In a single window of the Flavobacteriales bacterium genome:
- a CDS encoding T9SS type A sorting domain-containing protein — MKFILALFLILFFKGLLFSQCTTTNATSCECVDGTNNCLLLPDITASWQGIADNGWTEYPQTGAGQNYNNQGPDDGRLRVTGSTPNIGHGSFTVRGQDANGNRAFICGNDTIYGVASSGAFTCPNGVDNPKQMLLQRIYIKDGNNMSYQDTWTGSMTYHESHGHNHVDDWAVMTLRIPTSDPHPLNWPIVGDGAKIGFCLMDYGQCGNNTGSTYYGHCRDDNTVYNGGNVMANSDFANWNLGGGNYNCSVVEQGISSGWTDVYGKWLDGMWINIPPNTCNGDYYIVMEVDKNNYFQEEYEDNNYTAVPVTLTLQLPENSGALPTINSNESSYLCTGQSIVLTASAGTDYLWSTGETTQSISVNQPGSYECTVTNYCGTATSLPYVVNSAAPSPPSIANAEICPGNSVTLEATSTGEVEWFDENGTLISIGNNYTTDILNNTTTYYASNTDYYTNTLFAEPHTNGIGGGGYLTSAQGIIFHAYVPFTLKSALVYALNGGNVTVELHESDGTVLESTTVNVPAGSSRIQLDFAVPAGYDYELVGTNLPSGGLYRNNFSATYPYELDDVLSIVGATSSSSYYYYFYDWEVITENGTCTSEQVPVVVSMAANLDDPIVQGDLICNSGSGNLSAMGTGTLTWTDGNGTIIGTGNSFTTPVISQTTTYYVQASDNGCTSDIISVDATVQIINDPVVQGDMICNSGSGDLTATGTGTLTWTDGNGNVLGTGSSFTTPVISQTTTYNVQASDNGCTSAIISVDATVQTINNPTVIGDTICNSGIATLTASGSGDLTWTDGNGNILGTGNTFSTLPISSTTTYFVQSSENGCTSDLISVDAVVEPCLDLGEISFQNSLALSPNPNNGSFEVSYTILKSSKVDMEIFDQFGNEILKKKFDDMPGTVNHHVSLKNLASGTYSVRFVYDGRSHTKRFIKTNE; from the coding sequence ATGAAATTTATACTTGCACTCTTTTTAATCCTTTTCTTCAAAGGACTCCTTTTTTCTCAATGTACAACTACAAATGCCACCTCATGTGAATGTGTTGATGGCACGAACAACTGTTTACTTTTACCTGATATAACGGCTTCCTGGCAAGGTATTGCAGACAATGGATGGACAGAATACCCTCAAACGGGTGCTGGACAAAATTACAACAATCAAGGCCCGGATGATGGTCGACTTCGTGTTACAGGATCAACACCAAATATCGGTCATGGTTCTTTTACTGTTCGAGGACAAGATGCTAATGGAAATAGAGCGTTTATTTGTGGCAATGACACCATATATGGTGTTGCATCAAGTGGAGCGTTTACTTGCCCCAATGGTGTAGACAACCCGAAACAAATGTTACTTCAAAGGATTTACATTAAAGACGGCAACAACATGTCCTATCAGGATACATGGACAGGAAGTATGACGTACCATGAGAGTCATGGGCATAATCACGTTGATGATTGGGCAGTTATGACACTTCGTATTCCAACCTCTGACCCCCACCCTTTGAATTGGCCAATAGTCGGGGATGGGGCAAAAATTGGATTTTGTCTAATGGATTATGGTCAATGCGGGAATAATACAGGAAGTACTTATTACGGTCATTGTAGAGATGATAATACAGTTTACAATGGGGGAAATGTAATGGCAAACTCTGATTTTGCGAATTGGAACCTTGGTGGAGGTAATTACAATTGCTCAGTCGTTGAACAAGGCATTTCCTCGGGTTGGACAGATGTTTATGGTAAATGGTTGGATGGGATGTGGATTAATATTCCGCCTAACACCTGCAATGGTGATTATTACATAGTTATGGAAGTTGACAAAAACAATTATTTTCAAGAAGAATACGAAGACAATAACTACACCGCTGTACCGGTAACGCTAACTTTACAGCTTCCGGAAAATTCAGGTGCCCTTCCAACGATAAATTCTAATGAATCAAGTTATTTGTGTACAGGTCAATCTATTGTATTAACAGCTTCCGCAGGAACAGACTATTTATGGAGTACAGGTGAAACAACTCAAAGCATCAGCGTTAATCAACCAGGCTCTTATGAGTGTACGGTTACAAATTATTGTGGAACCGCGACCTCATTACCATATGTTGTAAATAGTGCCGCCCCTTCTCCTCCATCCATAGCAAATGCTGAAATTTGTCCTGGGAATTCTGTCACCCTAGAAGCAACATCGACAGGTGAAGTTGAATGGTTTGATGAAAATGGTACTTTGATTTCTATTGGAAACAACTATACTACAGACATATTGAACAATACAACTACCTATTATGCGAGTAATACGGACTATTATACCAACACATTATTTGCAGAGCCACATACTAATGGAATTGGTGGAGGAGGGTATCTTACATCTGCACAGGGAATTATTTTTCATGCATATGTACCGTTCACATTAAAAAGTGCTTTGGTTTATGCATTAAATGGAGGAAATGTAACTGTCGAATTACATGAAAGTGATGGTACTGTTCTAGAATCTACAACAGTGAATGTTCCTGCTGGTTCGAGTAGAATTCAGCTGGATTTTGCTGTTCCTGCAGGTTACGACTATGAGTTGGTCGGAACGAATTTACCTTCAGGCGGATTATACAGGAATAATTTTTCAGCGACATATCCTTATGAATTGGATGATGTACTTTCTATTGTGGGAGCGACTTCGAGCTCTTCTTACTACTATTATTTTTATGATTGGGAAGTCATCACAGAAAATGGAACATGTACAAGTGAACAAGTACCTGTTGTAGTAAGTATGGCTGCAAATCTAGATGATCCGATTGTTCAAGGAGATTTAATCTGTAATTCAGGCAGTGGAAACCTTTCTGCCATGGGAACTGGGACTTTGACATGGACGGATGGCAATGGTACTATTATAGGAACGGGTAACTCCTTCACAACTCCTGTAATTTCACAAACGACTACTTATTATGTACAAGCTTCTGATAATGGATGTACAAGTGATATTATATCTGTTGATGCCACAGTTCAAATCATCAATGACCCTGTTGTTCAAGGAGACATGATCTGTAATTCAGGCAGTGGAGACCTTACTGCCACAGGAACTGGAACTTTGACATGGACGGATGGTAATGGGAATGTTTTAGGCACGGGTAGCTCTTTTACAACTCCTGTCATTTCACAAACAACTACGTATAACGTTCAAGCTTCTGATAATGGATGTACAAGTGCAATTATTTCCGTTGATGCCACAGTTCAAACTATTAATAATCCTACCGTAATAGGAGATACCATTTGTAATTCAGGCATTGCGACCCTTACTGCATCTGGCTCTGGAGATTTGACATGGACGGATGGAAATGGAAATATTTTGGGGACAGGGAACACCTTTTCCACTCTTCCAATTTCAAGCACCACTACTTACTTTGTACAATCCTCTGAAAATGGGTGTACTAGTGATCTGATTTCAGTGGATGCTGTTGTAGAACCCTGTCTTGACCTTGGTGAAATATCTTTTCAAAATAGCCTAGCACTTTCACCCAATCCAAATAATGGCTCTTTTGAGGTTTCATATACCATCTTGAAATCATCCAAAGTTGATATGGAAATTTTTGATCAATTCGGAAATGAAATATTAAAGAAGAAATTTGATGACATGCCGGGTACAGTGAATCATCATGTTTCACTAAAAAATCTGGCTTCTGGTACTTACTCAGTGAGATTCGTATATGATGGAAGGTCTCATACCAAGAGATTCATAAAAACGAATGAATAA